Genomic segment of Chelonoidis abingdonii isolate Lonesome George chromosome 5, CheloAbing_2.0, whole genome shotgun sequence:
GCAACTTAATCTTAACACTGAGTAGCCTGATTTTACACTCCAGTTTTCCCGGCATTCAGGTTCAAGTTATTAATAAACTGAACCCCCACCTCATTTTTCTGCCACACTGTCACAGGTGAGAATATTATGGAGTCTGGGATTAGGATGCTCTCAGCTCCCTTGCAGGAATTTActttcctgctgctctggctgaaGCCAAACTGGCCTGTGTTCTGGGCCCATTTTTCTTTAGAAACTTCCCCCCATGTGAGAACACTGCTGCATTCAAATATATTGGTGATATAATGTTCCCTGGCCTCCTACAGTACCCTAGAGTTCTGCTCTTTTCACAAGCCAcaaaggatcctgtggcaccttatagactaacagacattttgaagcatgagctttcatgggtgaatacccacttcgtcagacatgcatctaaatgtctgttagtctataaggtgccacaggatcctttgctgcttttacagatccagactaacacggctactcctctgatgcTCTTTTCACAGTAAGGCAACAGAGAactattaaaaagagaaaatcctGGTTACCTCAAGTAAGACACGGGAGGTATTTGTctcactctgctcagcactgatgaggtTCAGATGGAGAAGTTTCCAAGTCTGGGtgctacactttaggaaagatgtggacaaatgggagagagtcagagaagagcaatgaaaatgataaaagatttagaaaacctgatctgtgaggaaaggttaagaaaACTGGGCAcagtttagtcttgagaaaagtagactgaggggagacctgataagtCTTTGAATGTGTTAAGgactgttacaaagaggactaggattaattgttctccttgtccagcaaaggtaggacaaaaagtaatgggcttaatctgcagcaagggaggtttaggggagatattaggaaaactttctaactatcaagatagttaagctccaggataggcttccaagggaggttgtggaatccccaccattggaggtttttaggaacaggtaGGACAAACCTGTCAGAGAGGGTCTAggttcacttggtcctgcctcagcagaggggGTTAGATTTTATGACTTTGAGGTCCCTGCCAGTGCTACACTTAAATAAAATTGCATTGCTGTATAGAGACCCAGTTTGATTCTCAACCTCCAGTCCCCTTATGCATGCTAAGATGCCTCCCAAACCTGGAGAGGCAGAGGGGTTCAAGGAGGCACATGTTGACTTGCCCAGCAACATGAAACACCAAACTAACTGCATAAACCTTCTTGTTTCCTAAACCCTGGTCTTTCCACAGAAGcaaatgctgcagaagaagcagaCATGCACGTGGCTGTGGTTGTGAGGCCAGGCAATGCAGGGCTAACAGACGATGAGAAGTCGTATTACAGTCTGATCACGTCTTTCAATGAACTGTTCCTGCCTTCTTCCACTTAGGAGAACTTGTGCACCTGCACAAAAGACAAAATTACACCCACTGGAATGGTCCTTGTATAATCATTAATTATATTGgtaataagaattttaaaaaagatatgtaCAGGATCCATGACTGGCTGCAGAAATTGATTTAAGTATTTTGGAGGAGATTTTTAATGCAGTGAAATTGAGGCCTGTCAAAGTCTGTTGGAGTTGTGAGTGGTGTGAGAAGCAGCATCCATGAAGCCTGTGTTTTATTAGCTTTCCTATCAGGGAATTTATTACTACAGGGTGACTGTTCTGCCAGCCAACCACCAGGTAATCTAGTTGTGAAAATCCATGTGACAACATTtgtcacttaaaaacaaaatattctgtgaACAAAGAACTTCTCTCACTCCCACAGACTTGAAAGGAAATATGAATTTTCCCCTTCCAATAAGATCTGTAGCTCTCATGCTGGAAGTTAAATTAAGCAATATTAATTTCGTAAGAGGTTAGGACATGTATGTTGGGGATAGCCAAAGGTAAATGTCAAATGTGGACCATGAAGTTTGGATACTGCAGCTTAGATCTGCCACAGAGACCAAGTTAAATGTAAACCTGCTTGTGATATTGGGCTATGCGCTCCAGGACCTGCTGCATGCTAAAGCCagatttccattcatttcagaaaTGCAGCACTCCTAGCAATAATTCCTGAAATTTTCCTTAAGCAGCCAAGAAAAGGTTTCACTAACTCATAACTCAGCCCAGCTATAACTAGACATTATAAAAGACAGCTCATGGCTTTCGCACTACCTGCTGCATTTGACATCAGTGAATGATTACAAAAATACAAACCATGTAACAGCACCACTTAATCTATGCCACTTTATATTATGTGGTAAATAAAAGTACAATTGTCTTCTGCCTAAAATTCCAGTATTTGCATTATCCCACCAGTAGCCAGCCTCCAGCAGTGGTGGAAGGGTTTTCTTACCTGTAACCTGTTAGCTCTTTCCTTCAGTGCTGCAACACCCTTCCCCATTGTTTCCTGCAGGCCATGTGAGCCTTCTCTTGGGAGAGGAATTAGTGTGTTACAATCAAAACCTTCCTTTGCTTTCAGTTGGAGTTCCATATGCcgtaggagcaggagcaggaagtagGCTACCTGTTGTTAACAGCAGTCAGCACAGGTGTAGCACAGTGCCTAAGGGTCTGATTCATCCCTACCTTTTACTTGTTATAGGTCCCTTGCACCTGTGGGTATTGAGCACTATCCAATCAGAATGGTGATGTCTACAGCTGTGAAGAATGTGTGTAAAATAGCTTAAAGTGCAAGGCACTGGAGAACAGCGTATAGGGGATCCTTTAACTCAAGGAACATCAAGCATTCCCAGTAAAATGTACACAAACCTCAGCGTCTCTTGCTTGTGCAGAAAGGGTAGCGATGGATGCTACTGCCTATTTGGGCATGTGCTTGTCTTTGTTCCTCACTGTGCATGTTTTAGCGGCACAGCTGGACTGCTTAAGTTTTGTCTAGCTAATGGTCTGAAACATGTCAAGTTTAACAACTCTATCTACTTAAACACTgtatgaggaaactacagaaacaCAGGCTTAAAGAAGCCAGAAATTCTTACCATCCTAGCAGCCCATGCAAATTCATGAGCTgaacaggaaggaaggaattttttccataGCAAATCTGTCTAACTCCCAGATTCCACATTGTCCGGGATCCTTTCTGCCTGTCTGGGATCAAAGAACATGTCTCTACTTAGCCTATGTGTGGAGTGCCCCCTGCAGGGGAGAAAGTGACAATTCTGATACCATGAGCCAGTGGTGGGGGCATTTGATTCTACCAGGACATGCCCTCtacagggaaggggaaaggtgcCATGTTCTGCCCTAAGGACCTGCCATCccagagaaaaacagaaagcagCTACTCACTCTCTATAGATCCAACAGCAGGACTGGGCCTTACAAGGAATGCCAAGATTAAGTCAACATTATAAATGCCCAAATCCATTTGTTGTTGCTAGTAACACAGAGATAGtctttgcaaaaaaataaaatgcatctcGACAGCACATCCTTTTTAAACTGGGCTGGCACATCCTTTGGGAAGTAAGTAGCTGGCCAGCATTAAGAGGGAGACCCAGCTAATCTGAACACATCTGTGGCCCACTGCTTAGTTAGAGTGATCTGAGCACACTGCAGAACTGAACCAGATTCACAGCTGTTACTGCTATAGCTGTAGCTGCATGACTGACTGGGCACTGGATTTAAGTAAAGTGGATGTGTACCATTGTAGAACAATGCAAAGTGAGTATCTGCTCACATCTTGTTCCATTTATCATAATGAAACTGTATATGGGGGAAGAGAATAAAACTCACTATTTCcgtaaaagaagtttatttagTCATGTTTCAGTGTATATTAGTAATTGTTCAGCTGTACTGAAATGTGCTATTAGAAATACATTAAGAAATGTACAGTACATCACCAGAAGCCTGAAATTCAGCTTGGATTGCATATTGTCAGTGGAAAAAATTCACAAACTTCAATTTTTTCTTTGataaatttcaaaatataaaatgataaaacacaagcattatttgatttaaaaaaaagtctcagtgGACTATTTACAgtaaacactttttaaacaaaaaacttaCTACTCTTCTCAATATGCACATGTGTGTGAGATTCTCCATTTATATGCATTCCTACCAGTCTCACCTTCCCCTGgcagtgaagaaaaggaaaagatacGTGGATTGGCTTTGTTACTTCGAGTCTTCCCACCACTATTTCATTTTAACACATGCACACATTCCCTTCCCTGAAAGTGTCCTGCTAACTTTTTCATAttcttagataatgttttcacctcttagctcagagagcCGAGAAGGCCCAAATTCTGCAGCCAGATGTAAACTCtgtattcagtggagttactctggaattACACCAAGGTAATCAAGTGTAGAATCTGCCCCAAAGTAATCAATTTcatagggctggttgaaaatcttccatcaaaactgtttttcagtagaaaattgggtttttgtcaaaatgaaaatgtttgtgaagcgtgtcctttctgcagaaaatctagacttttcctcaaaaaacaaatccccaaagccaaacaattttgatttggaaatgctggtTTTTCAACCTGCTCTATAATTTGAGCTGTATTTATGTAACATTATGAAAAGTCTCCTAGTTTTGGCCATTGACTCAAGATCATTGGTAGTTTAGCTCTGTTCCTTTTAGGAATGGAATGAAAGCTCTTCCGAGTTCTGCGGGGGTTTTTGTATGGCCATCTAGCCTGAACTTTTGAGGTGatttcagccccaggcagagggccaGAGCTTGGCCAGTCCACCATTTAAGTCACACTTAAGCCCTATGATCCTGATCCTTCAACAAAGTCTGCACAGGTGGATTCCAGcggccattggcttcagtggggctctgcagggaTCCAACCAATCGGAGTCTGTTGCTGAATTGGGCACACAGGTAGGTAAGTTGAGGCAAAGGCCTTTgcaaagggtgaatttcaccgtTAGTGCATAAGCAGTAAAATAAACCTACATCCAGTAAAATCTGCCTGAATTTATGATGTTCTGATCAGACATGACCCAGAGAGTCTTCACTCAGACTAAGCTCAGACAAGGTTCCCCTTGTCAATGAGAAATGGTGATAAAAGCGGCTTTCTAAATATTATACACAGCATTTTATGGAAgcactacaaataaaaaaatccaccctCTTGGTCCCCACTGCGCAGAAGGAACGTTCACATTTTAGCCCAGTGCTGTTTGTGCCTGTGGGTCACAGCTGCTCAAACCATACCACACTGAGATGTAGCCCAGCCCCACCCATGCTGTGTTGGGATGCGTTTTCTATTTTCGCTTTGGTGCAGGTGGGCTGCCTCAGTACCACAACAAGGTAGGAAGTTGCTGACCACCACTGTCTGTTTCACCGCCTTTTTAGTTATCTAGTTTTTCCCAAACCAGGCCTCACCTTTACCTACTTTCCAAACGGGAAGTAGTGCCTATCCTTAAGCAAAGGCCAGTATGTTTGTGCTCTCTTCTTCCACTGACTGATTCCAAGTCCAGCTGCCATGAAACCAGCTGGTAATTCTTCCTCACTTCACAACCAAGCTACCCCTGTCCAACAAGGAGGCAATAAAAACCAGTTGAAACCTGAGAAAGTGCAGTCTAGTGGTCTGATTGCAGGAGAAGTCGTCTCCCCagctgtataatggggataataccacctaCGTGACAGCGGCCTTGTGAGGATTAGGATGTTTCTAAGATGAATGGGATGGGTTGAGGGGAGAGACAGCTCTAGCACGAACTTAGCAGTCGGCCTTTCTTTACACATACATGGGTGTTTTCAGATTTGATCAGATAGGTCCTTGCGTTTTTGCTCTGCTCTTAAGCACCTGCCCTCAGAGCCCTTTGGCAATACATCTGTGACTACATGGAAAATGAACTTGTCAAAAAAATGTAATGAGGACGTGGGTTAAATCTCATGACCACGCCAGCCCACCTGCCATGTAACGAGGGCAGGGCTACACCTGATCCGTTTGATACTCGGAGGCTTCAGATGGGCTTTCGGAAAAGCTCAGAAAGTTTTCCTGGTACTCGGAGCAAATGATCTCAAATCTGCAGTGTCTGAACTCCACAGCAAAGGTGCCAAAGTAGCAGAGGAAGCACATCACCAAGCCCCACTGGATCCTGGCTGCGTGCATATGGATTCCCTGTATCATCAGGATGAAGTCTGGAGAAGAGCTGTCAAGGAGAACATGTTGGAGCAGACTCAGTCCTGGATGAGAGGAGGTAGGGCAGCTCTAGGTTGTTTTTCAAATGCATGCGGTGATAAAATCTTGCCTTCCTTTTACAATTAAATATAATCCACTGGGATAGTGGCAACCAATGTGCAATTAAAAAAGGTAGAGAGAATAGAGAATCAGGGACAGGGTGAATGTCAACTATCTAGTTCAGCCGGAAACTCGACAAACCAGGGACATTTGCAAGCCTGTTACATGTGGCAACACTTCCATGTGGATCATGAACGTGCTTCTGTTTCCACTAAACCGTGCTTAGCTCTTGCACCGCACTGTTCACCTGTACATCTCAAAGCATTTGACAAAGAAGGGGAAGTATCATCCTCATGATGAAAagggcacagagaggtaaagtcACTTGCTCAAGGCCAAACAGccactcagtggcagagctgggaacagaacccactTTTGGGTCTCAGTTCAGTACCCTAGCcacagaccatgctgcctctcaatGAGAACAGGATCAGTCCCATTCTGGGCTAAGGTTAAACCCACTTATTTCTCCTACCACCCTTTCCAAATCCTCTGCAAAGCCAACCATTTTGGGGAAGCCTAGAAACACTGACCTACACCAGTAAAAATACCATCACTCGCCCATTATACTGAAGAAGAAACAACATAGTCTGAGATCAAACCTTCCTCCAAGTCTCCTAACGGTTTTGGCGTTGTCTGCCTATTTGGACTCAACTCCGTGGGATAGGGACTGTGTCTTTGCCTGTATCTCATGCTGTGCCAAGCACACTGATGGCATTTAACAAAACACTGACATCACACTCCACTGTTACTCTTTTGTCTTATCTATGGTATTAAAATGACCATGCTGGGGACCCAGTTCCAACACAAACTTCCCTAACATGGTTAAAACCAATTGGACTTGGCAGGGCTGGAAAACGGTTAAAGCAAGATTCAGCTCCTTCCTACAGTCCAAGACCCGGCCAAACTGGGCGACCTCCACGCTGTAACTGGGTCCCtcaatgcagtgtagatgtgacCTTTGACTCTGTTACAGGACCCACTTATCTGCCCACCTTTTCTAGAAGGTTGTTGTTTAACCTGCACCCTGAGAAGAAAGGATCACACACCTTTACAGCTAAAAAAATGAACAGCCTCCCATATAGCTTCATGCTCAGGATTGGATTTATCACAAAACGGGCCATTAGAATCTGCTCCTTTGGGCCATATTCAGCCATCGCGTAAGCAGTTCCAGTGCCCATTGCAGTGAATGGGAGTTGCGACCATATGGCTGAGTTTGGCTCTAAAGATCTCCTATTTCCTCCACATTTTCAGGGTTGTTCTCAGGTTGTGCccaagagtgaaattcacctcatGCAAAGGGCCAGGTCAAGGCTTCTACCCCATGTAAGGCCTGTTTGGAGAGTTTATATGGGACTTCAGTGTTGTGGCCCTTTGCACAGGCTGAATATCCCCTGGAGTGAGTAACCAGAAACCAGGGCACTGATGATAGGGTTTTGCCAGTAACATTCAGCACATTTGTTCGTGAGCTTCTTTAGAGGTAACGAGAAGGACTGAACACTGACTTGCTGGATTTCCAGCTAGAGCAACCTTTCCTAAACCTCTCAAGATGATGTCCTTTTGCCAGACTCAACTTGCTGCAGCTATTTGTGCAGAATCTTACACAAAGAGCCAAAGTTGCTGGTAGAAAAGCATGCAGGGACACAGACCTGGCACATTACCAGTGATATATAAAGCAAAATCATGAGATAAACCTCTCTGAAAACAAACTTTTGTAGCTGGAAACGGGGGACGCTGCTATATGTTTACATCAGACTGGTGTATTTCCTGACATCAGGTGAAAGTTTCAAgagcacctaagtcacttaggaactTAACTCccattctgaaaatgaaaattaggtgctttttaaaaattttacccaAATAAACCTTCAAAACACTTCTGATGTTAAGAAGCTCAACTTCTTTTGTTTTCCCAAGTTTTTCTCCTAAAATATTTCATGGTCCTACACAAGAGTTGCTAATATGCCCAATGGGGTAACAGCAATTTAGTCACATTGCTTTATTTCTTGGGATTTAGATACTGCTCTATGTTATAATAACCTCTGAAATGCTATAGTAGttgttttaaacccactgctGACAATCACAGTGAATGATGAGAATTTAAATGTTTGTGTAAAGAGACTTGAAAGAAACTTCCAAAAGTGGCAGCTTTTCCTGGCTCTGTTTCTTGACAGGAATGTGATGATGACAAAAGGCAATTTTCTCCTGTTATGTCCACTACTACAGTGAGAGATGAATAACAGTTCTATAAAGTGCCCATCACAATGCATCTGACGCTGAACTAAGTTAAAACAGAGCTGGGCCCCATGGCTCAGAGGGGAAAAACCACTCTGCTGACAAGAATTACAATGAAAACTAAAATGGGCAACAGAACAAGCACAATAGGAAGAGTTGACGAAACAGGGAGACCAAATGATCACTGGTGAAAGGACCCAAATCCTGAAGAGAAAACCCAGTACCAGGGGACTCTAACAGACAGGCTCAGGCTGAAAAGCACTAAGGCTGCAATTCCAAGTAACATCCTTATTCAGGATAATATTTAAGCACGTGCTTTCCTAAATCTGTCCATTAACAATAACAGTACTTAGCATTTCTACAGCATTTTCCAGCTAAAGGTCTCAATGGGGGGTAAAGATTGTTCTCCTCCTTCTAACAGATGGGAAGTGTGAGACACAGAATAATTCAGTGACCAGCGCAGGTCACAGGAGGTCAGGGGCAGACCCAGAAATAGCTCTAAGGTCTCCCgtggggctgattttcaaaaagcctgcACAAACACCTGTGTACGCACTCCCAGGACTATCACCTGCACATGCAAATGGCAGAGTCTAACAGGTGCACATGCAAGTGACAGAATCAAACCCACTGGGGAGGTGGGCTTTGCATGTGTAAATTCTATCACAACCGATGCAGGTGTCAGAATTTGCTGACTGCACGGCCCGACTAGAGGGCAGGCAAGGCACAGTGAGAGAACTGAAGACCATGCCCAAAGAGGTAACTTCTTCACTCCTTGGTTAGTCAAATCCAAGTGAATAGGGAGGACGGGTTTGTGGTGTGGGCACAGGACAGGGACACAAGTGATGGGGGTTCTGTTCCTAGGCCTGCCGCATAGTGCTGCTGTGCAGATGACCTAGCACAGGTTaccatctctctgtgtctcagtacCCTCgcctgtaaaacagggataacaatATTAACCTACCTCAGGGGGTAAACGTGAGGCTAAATTCATTAGTGGCCATAAACGTTTTGAGGTCCTAGAACAGACAGCGCTATAAAGGGGAAAGCAATTTTATACCATACATTACTTTTTAAATCCCCTCCTTCCATGATAAGCAGGCGTGTTATTTTAGGTGCTTGCAGGTCCAGCAAGCAAGGCAAAAGGATACAAAGGACCACACACAGGGTTATAGTGGCTGACAAGACAACTCTTGGAATCCCAGCTTTTCTTCCTTCATTCTTTAGGTTTATTTTGAGTGTCAAGGCAGCCTGAATCCAGCAGGCCAGGGTCCCAAAACCGAATGTCAGGGAGGTGCCGACATTATGGATTTCTTCATCGCTGGagagctaccaaaaaaaaaaaaattattataataaagGAACTTGTGATTGCTTTGATACGCCCCAAAGAAACAAACATCTATACAATTCCTCAGTGTGATCCTACTTTcgggaagagggaaggaggggtgtAATATTAAAGCAGAATCATTTGTTGCAAAATACACAGTCAATGCTGCCTTCCTACCCCAGCTGCAACACAAAACAACACAGGCGTATGGAAGGTCCTGCTGCTTATagccttgctgctgctgcaagcagAATTTCCTCCCAAACCAAAGAGCAGTGGACCAAGTGATGTCCTGCAAACATCCCCGCCAGCTCTCTGGCAAGGCTGCTGGAAAAAACAGCCAAGAgatttttcctgcagaaaatccTTTGCTGGTTCACCGAGGCCAACGCATGCCGGGACAATTCTTTGGCCCTTGGTCAGTGCTGTTCTGTGGACATGAACACGGACGCTCATAGCCCTGCAGTGAATGAGCTCCGTGCAGGTGGAGCCCCACGACTTCAAGGGGGTTCCATTAGGACACAGGCATCCTCTTACTCTGAGCTTGAAGCACTGGGACTGTAGTTGCATACTAGCTATCCAGTCACAGTGACTTCATTTAGGGGAGGCCAAGTCACATGGGAAGTAACAAGCAAGACAAGAGCATCACAAGCCTGGCTTGGACTCTGACAAAGGGAAGCTTTTTGGGCGAGATTCTCAAAGCCACCTAGGGGATTTGGACGCACAGTTCCCATTCCAATGAAAAGGAGAGGTCTGTCCAATTTGTCTgggaagctttgaaaatctcagattttatctataaataaaaattcacctagaaaaaaaaaaccctgttggGAGTGTCTGCTGCTACTTCACTGGGATCAGAGCAAGTCAAATGCAGCCTGtgtcagtgaagtcaatggagactcACTGGGAGGAGTCTGGGACCATGACCCTGTCTGATTCAGACTCTGAAGGCAACATGATACATACAGCATTGTGGCTTTTGTTCAAAAAGAGAGAGGCAGACCCTTTCTTTAAGCACCTTGCACACTTTGGAAGCAGGTATAAATAATAGATTTGCTTGGTTTTGTCTTTCAGTTTTCCAGCTTGTCCTTGACACAGCTAGTGAAATTCACTCCACTCACAAAACGCCTGAGTATTACAGGGCTCTATGTAGGTGGCATGTAGGGAGCTGAAAGCCATCCATCCACCCCTAGCCCAGTGACAGGGAGTGGGGCTGCCACTGAGCCAGCAACGAGTTGAGACCTGAAATTAGATGCAGGAGTGAAGTTTTGGAATGGCCTTGCAAGGGAAGCAGAGGGGTAAAAtaacctaactggtttcaagacggAGCTTGCTAAGTgtatagaggggatggtatgatgagactgcctacattGGCATCTGCTAGTAACAAATATttccaatggccagagatggggcGCTCAATGGGGAgcactctgagttactacagggaattctttcccaggtgtctggctggtgggtcttccgcacatgctcagagtctaactgatcgccatatttggggttgggaaggaattgtcagattggcagagaccatgggagggtttcaccttcctctgcagcatggggcacgagtcacttgcatgtttaaactacgataaatggtggattctctgtaacctgaagtctttaaatcatgatgcgaggacttcagtaactcagccagaggctagggatctattacaggagtgggtgggtgaggttctgtggcctgcgatgtgcaggaggtctgactacatgatcatgatggtcccttctggcctcaaagtcTGAGAGTCGTTATACCAGTCTATGACCTGGAATAGCAGCAACAGCCCCTCTGCGCTGGTTGCACGTGGTACAAGATCCATGTGCAATGGTGAATCCATGGCCTGGCCTCAGACCTCTCTTACCTCCACTCAGCACTGCCTTCTACATTATGTGGGACAATTTCCACAGCACACACGTCCCTTTGCATGGCTGTACAGCCTCCCCACTCTCATCTATATCTATATTCATTCTCAGCTGACACAACTCCGCCATTACTGAAATGTCAGAAAAATCAACAAGAAATTAGCTCTTGGATGAAGACCGGCTGTCACAAGCTGAAGTGATAGTGGTTTGAAAGGGGAAATGCTTAGAAGAGCTGGCCCAGACACTGTCTCCACCTTCCACTGAAGGTGCACAGTCCTCATTGCCATGTTTGACTCCTCCATAAGCCTGGATTACCAGGTGGCACCAGTTTCTAGAAATGCCTGTTTTCACCTCCAGCTTGCAAGGAAACCTCATCCCTTCCTGCCAGACAGAGACCTGGCCACAGGGATCCATGCATTTGTTCTCTCCAGCCTGAATCACGGTAACTCACTGGGCCTGGAGCTGAATGGGAAGACaatgcccaggctccagctggttCGGAATATAACTGCCCAACTTCTCCATGGCTCAAGCCACCGTGAGCGCATCAGCCCTCTGCTcaagtccctccactggctctggtCAGCTTCCGAGGCCAGTTTAAGGCATTGGTCCTAACTTCCAAAGCAATTAATGGATCAAGCCCCAGAGTTACATTAGAGACCGAATTTCCATCTGAGAACCACTGTCATATCTGAGCTCCTCTGAGATAACCCAGATCATAAAGCCCAGGATGAACCATGTGAGAGCTGGTGACAAATCACTCTCTGTCAAATGGATCTGGCTACAGAACAAGACTCCAGAGGAGGTCAAGAAATTCCTGACTCTGACCACCTCTAGGAAAAGCTGTGAAACCTTCCTCTTTGAGAAATCATTTCCACCATAATAATGACAATCTTAACATGAATCCCTCTTTTACCCAATACACAATaagcaaccaaaacaaacaaaaaaaagggggaggggaattaataaaatctaaaataataaaaagcctaCCCCCAGAAAAGTGTTTACTCCCAaaaagggagaagagccagagattCTGTGCAGTCCACTAAGGATCTAGCTACTGATTTCGTGTGGAAGGCATACAGATATACAGATAGATGGTGTGAGCCAACAAGGGACCGCGTTACCTCACCTGGGGTAGCTTTTAGTGGGTTAAGCTCTCCCTCTCAACATCCCCCAGAGAACAGATCTTATCCAGAGACACTGTTGCAAGCCATCTATTACATTTTGTGGCATTCTGACTAAGCAATAAGGAAGCAAAAGACATG
This window contains:
- the TMEM150C gene encoding transmembrane protein 150C, translating into MDGKKCSVWMFLPLVFTLFTSAGLWIVYFIAVEDNKIIPLNVPDRKPGSKSPPYISIAGDAPPASCVFSQVMNMAAFLALVVAVLRFIQLKPKVLNPWLNVIGLIALCLTSFGMTLLGNFQLSSDEEIHNVGTSLTFGFGTLACWIQAALTLKINLKNEGRKAGIPRVVLSATITLCVVLYFILMIQGIHMHAARIQWGLVMCFLCYFGTFAVEFRHCRFEIICSEYQENFLSFSESPSEASEYQTDQV